In Cloacibacillus sp., the following proteins share a genomic window:
- a CDS encoding sodium:solute symporter family protein: MHELEHVQAMLWVVIAYMVLMVAVGGYFYNKAKKAGSESKEDFLLAGRSLGKIVIVGTIFATYLGGGTVTGGGNSLAYNFGIWPGVCFMLPPIFSLSILYMLSEKIRNSGCYTIAELLEKKFGVTARIVAACIIALSFISIVSFQYRGLGFVLNTTTGIPVEICTIVCAVVVIILAYSGGLKTVATTDAMSAFIMLIGIGAAVPMLLLKVGGIEWIKATATPEQLSFLGGQSFWGWLGAYLPLAFLTIGDQNFYQRINAAKDLRTARIGLIGCLVASLVVIPLIACLSFIGRLYFGSNIAAGQSLIATSSLLPVFWGGLLLSAASAFIITTADSFLLSASSNFTVDIYTKLINPEATDKQQMWATRAFIAVAGVLAYIILQFYPSILAVQYMAYTISGVAITPVVVGVLVWPKITKFGGISSMVLGTIATIIWEVLKYPYGVQTIYVALPISVAALIIGSLCTQPKFGR, translated from the coding sequence GCGGTTGGAGGATACTTCTACAATAAGGCGAAAAAAGCCGGCAGTGAGAGTAAGGAAGATTTTCTGCTTGCCGGACGCAGTCTTGGCAAGATAGTAATAGTGGGTACGATATTCGCCACATACCTTGGCGGAGGTACTGTCACAGGCGGCGGCAACTCTCTTGCCTATAATTTTGGAATATGGCCTGGCGTATGTTTTATGCTGCCTCCGATTTTCAGCCTTTCGATTCTTTATATGCTCAGTGAAAAGATAAGAAACAGCGGATGTTACACGATTGCCGAGCTGCTTGAAAAAAAGTTCGGCGTAACTGCGCGCATCGTCGCCGCCTGCATTATAGCCCTCTCTTTTATCTCAATAGTGTCATTCCAGTACCGCGGCCTTGGTTTTGTGCTGAACACGACCACAGGCATACCGGTGGAGATATGCACCATCGTCTGCGCGGTGGTCGTCATTATTCTCGCCTACTCCGGCGGTCTTAAAACGGTTGCCACGACGGACGCTATGAGCGCCTTTATTATGCTGATAGGCATAGGCGCAGCTGTTCCGATGCTGCTTTTGAAGGTCGGAGGGATCGAGTGGATCAAAGCGACTGCGACGCCGGAGCAGCTTAGCTTCCTTGGAGGACAGAGCTTTTGGGGCTGGCTTGGCGCCTATCTGCCGCTTGCATTTCTTACAATAGGCGACCAGAATTTCTACCAAAGGATCAACGCGGCTAAAGACCTCCGTACGGCGCGTATCGGTCTTATTGGATGCCTTGTCGCCTCGCTTGTCGTCATTCCTCTGATCGCCTGCCTTTCATTCATTGGGCGTCTCTATTTTGGAAGCAATATCGCAGCCGGTCAGTCTCTTATTGCCACCTCCTCTCTGCTGCCGGTTTTCTGGGGCGGCCTGCTGCTGTCTGCTGCCTCGGCCTTTATAATAACGACCGCCGACTCGTTCCTTCTTTCCGCATCTTCAAACTTCACGGTGGACATCTATACAAAGCTGATCAATCCAGAAGCGACGGACAAACAGCAGATGTGGGCTACGAGAGCATTCATAGCTGTTGCAGGTGTGCTCGCATATATCATTTTGCAGTTCTATCCAAGTATACTCGCAGTGCAATACATGGCTTATACCATCTCAGGCGTAGCGATCACGCCGGTTGTAGTCGGCGTCCTCGTTTGGCCAAAAATCACAAAATTCGGCGGTATATCGTCAATGGTATTGGGAACTATCGCGACAATAATCTGGGAAGTGCTCAAGTATCCCTACGGTGTCCAGACGATCTATGTGGCGCTTCCAATATCGGTAGCGGCTCTGATAATAGGTTCGTTATGCACGCAGCCAAAGTTTGGGCGTTAG